From Hermetia illucens chromosome 6, iHerIll2.2.curated.20191125, whole genome shotgun sequence, one genomic window encodes:
- the LOC119659794 gene encoding dynein light chain 1, axonemal-like gives MSKATTIKEALKRWEEKTGQTAAEATDVQLQFQWPPIEKMDNTLSTLKNCERLSLSTNMIEKIVGLNGMKNLKILSLARNYIKTLAGLEALGENLEELWISYNLIEKLKGIEAMKNLRVLYIGNNMVKDWTEFSKINSLPMLEELLFSGNPLAENMDENVYRNEAIRRLTYVKKLDGEPILRGV, from the exons ATGTCCAAGGCTACAACAATCAAGGAAGCATTAAAGAGATGGGAGGAGAAAACTGGTCAGACCGCAGCAGAAGCAACCGATGTTCAACTACAATTCCAATGGCCACCCATTGAGAAGATGGATAACACCCTTTCAACCTTGAAGAATTGCGA GAGATTGAGCTTATCAACGAACATgattgaaaaaattgttggattAAACGggatgaaaaatttgaagattCTATCACTGGCGAGAAATTACATTAAAACCCTGGCGGGTTTG GAAGCATTGGGCGAGAACTTGGAGGAACTTTGGATCAGCtacaatttaattgaaaaactgAAAGGGATCGAAGCGATGAAAAATCTGAGAGTTCTGTATATTGGCAACAATATGGTGAAAGATTGGACGGAGTTCAGCAAAATTAACTCTTTGCCGATGCTAGAGGAGTTGTTGTTTAGTGGAAATCCTTTGGCGGAAAATATGGACGAAAACGTATATCGGAATGAGGCTATAAGGAGATTGACATATGTTAAGAAATTGGATGGAGAACCGATTTTAAGAGGAGTGTAG
- the LOC119659843 gene encoding dynein light chain 1, axonemal — MSKATTIKEALKRWEERNHKSAAETKEIELQFQWPPIEKMDNTLGTLVSCEKLSLSTNIIEKIYGLNGLKNLRILSLARNYIKQISGLEAVSETLEELWISYNLIEKLKGLTTLKKLKVLYMSNNLLKDWSEFNRLQELTTLEDLLLVGNPITEGYDEPTWRNECIKRLPFLKKLDGEPVVVNEEP, encoded by the exons ATGTCGAAAGCCACTacaatcaaggaagccttgaaaaggtgggaagagCGAAACCACAAAAGTGCAGCTGAAACAAAGGAAATTGAACTCCAATTTCAATGGCCTCCTATAGAGAAAATGGATAACACGCTCGGGACCTTGGTTAGCTGCGA GAAACTCAGCTTATCAACTAACATAATTGAGAAAATCTACGGTTTGAATGGGCTAAAAAACTTGCGAATCCTGTCCTTGGCGCGGAACTATATCAAGCAAATATCTGGATTG GAGGCTGTATCTGAAACCCTCGAGGAGCTTTGGATCAGTTACAACTTGATTGAGAAACTGAAAGGACTCACGaccttgaaaaaattaaaagttcTTTACATGAGTAACAATTTGCTGAAGGATTGGTCTGAATTCAACCGATTGCAAGAGCTAACTACTTTGGAGGACCTTCTACTTGTCGGGAATCCAATAACGGAGGGCTATGATGAGCCAACCTGGCGCAATGAATGCATCAAACGATTGCCGTTTTTAAAAAAGTTAGATGGGGAGCCAGTTGTTGTGAATGAGGAGCCTTGA
- the LOC119660012 gene encoding uncharacterized protein LOC119660012, translated as MLLKIQRAFECEEAKKRKALKIKWARLTQNRIQKKSSLPTLANCVVNKSSIEFTPRELTVLNNRLVYALSATTRLDEIIVNIEAGIKWLSSEAKEEIRSRISKKNRAIKEASTIFKDITKLRMPNPSLPRIRCQPKIHKEGHEMRKIIADSNSPTFNIARWLIQEFSALGNTFNKHAIRNTSELTSKLQEAGHINTNEAMVSFDVKALFPNTPIKPAIHQLEVWLNKLNNTIDWRAKVRSYTKLASLWMGENYFTFRGKFYKTTAGVSVGNPMSPLVTEMFMAYVESIIEEKGIMPRIWFRYVDDIFAIVEKDKIDSTLTEINRIQRKIQFTIEKQEHGSLPFLDLRITNNSGKLEFEIYRKPTATQRTIPATSAHSMVHRLCTYPLNKDGFHKERMFIVDTAIKNGYTAEIIEKLIKRKQNQIEAL; from the exons ATGTTGTTAAAAATCCAGAGAGCATTCGAATGTGAAGAAGCTAAGAAACGGAAAGCGCTTAAAATTAAATGGGCTCGGCTGACACAAAACAGGATACAGAAGAAAAGTTCCTTGCCTACACTAGCAAACTGCGTGGTTAATAAATCATCGATTGAATTCACCCCAAGAGAACTGACAGTTTTGAACAATCGACTAGTGTACGCGTTATCAGCCACAACTCGATTAGACGAAATCATCGTCAACATCGAAGCAGGAATAAAATGGCTTAGCAGCGAGGCAAAAGAAGAGATTCGAAGTAGGATATCAAAAAAAA ATCGAGCCATCAAAGAAGCCAGTACGATCTTCAAAGATATAACTAAACTAAGAATGCCAAATCCATCATTACCACGCATTAGATGCCAGCCCAAGATACATAAGGAAGGACACGAAATGCGTAAGATAATCGCCGATTCCAATTCACCAACTTTCAACATCGCAAGATGGttaatccaagaattttcagcCCTGGGAAACACATTTAACAAACACGCAATAAGGAACACGAGTGAACTCACCAGCAAGCTACAGGAAGCAGGGCACATAAACACAAACGAAGCGATGGTATCATTCGATGTTAAAGCTCTGTTCCCAAACACACCGATTAAACCAGCTATTCACCAACTAGAAGTTTGGCTGAATAAATTGAACAACACAATAGATTGGAGGGCCAAAGTGAGATCATACACAAAATTGGCGTCGCTATGGAtgggtgaaaattattttacatttcgTGGGAAATTCTATAAAACCACAGCAGGAGTCTCCGTGGGCAACCCAATGTCACCACTGGTGACGGAAATGTTTATGGCATATGTAGAGTCAATCATTGAAGAAAAGGGGATAATGCCGAGGATTTGGTTCAGATATGTCGATGATATATTTGCCATAGTGGAAAAGGACAAGATCGACAGCACTTTAACAGAAATCAATAGGATACAACGGAAGATCCAATTCACAATCGAAAAGCAAGAACATGGATCTCTACCATTTTTGGACCTACGAATAACAAACAACAGCGGAAAACTCGAATTCGAGATATACAGAAAACCAACGGCAACCcaaagaacgataccagcaacttcggCTCATTCAATGGTACACCGGCTCTGCACATACCCCTTAAACAAGGATGGCTTCcataaagaaagaatgttcATAGTTGATACAGCAATCAAGAATGGTTACACGGCCGAAATAATCGAAAAATTGATTAAGAGAAAGCAAAACCAGATAGAGGCACTCTAG